In Aedes albopictus strain Foshan chromosome 3, AalbF5, whole genome shotgun sequence, the following are encoded in one genomic region:
- the LOC109430452 gene encoding RAB6A-GEF complex partner protein 2-like has translation MIEITARLIRDQSAVFLCGETVECLITFTNPSLPEHRISQSNSDILENLAWATVQIHCYCNSTVQDRGGSGTEATSSLNRNFIGSTSLNASNQLKGEVLKSTDPKILFCDLRLSPGESRQFMFRETLSMNTPPTYRGVMVKYYYKITVATQRVGTTVQALHIPIRVLPLPPINCSDEAITLNDESNEDLAPNNPFIEKKKAPSKIEYALHYLQNITARRRPNFYLISNKRGKVGRFCLFKPIYKLGEDIVGTLDFSCGTVKCAQLSVTLQCEEIIKRKNAKAPEQPAPASSQEKESTSGSVGRITNYTKHHEVCLGLLQTQMILPIPLHVTPTFETDLVDVRWRLHFQFVTSTNDELNMEVDKETLEWQAPTDISIETMIWNLPVTLYPTAPVQIPQASGTFTLNIK, from the exons ATGATAGAAATCACAGCTCGGTTGATACGTGATCAAAGTGCAGTTTTTCTGTGTGGAGAAACAGTGGAATGTTTGATAACATTTACAAATCCTTCTCTGCCTGAGCATAGAATTAGCCAAAGTAACAG TGATATTCTGGAGAATTTGGCATGGGCTACCGTACAAATCCATTGCTATTGCAATTCAACCGTCCAGGATCGGGGCGGTTCCGGTACGGAAGCGACGAGTTCTTTGAATAGGAACTTTATCGGTTCAACGTCTCTCAATGCTAGCAATCAGCTGAAAGGCGAGGTGCTCAAGTCCACGGATCCTAAAATTCTGTTTTGCGACCTACGTTTGTCACCTGGAGAATCTCGGCAAT TTATGTTCCGTGAAACACTGTCCATGAATACTCCACCAACATACCGTGGTGTGATGGTAAAGTATTACTATAAGATAACGGTAGCCACGCAACGCGTCGGAACCACGGTACAGGCATTGCATATTCCAATTCGCGTGCTTCCACTGCCTCCGATTAATTGCAGCGACGAGGCCATAACCTTGAATGATGAATCTAACGAAGACCTTGCACCGAATAACCCTTTTATCGAGAAGAAGAAAGCACCCTCAAAGATCGAATACGCGTTGCATTACCTTCAGAACATAACCGCCCGAAGGAGGCCAAATTTTTATTTGATCTCGAACAAAAGAGGCAAAGTTGGTCGATTCTGCCTGTTCAAACCCATCTACAAGCTTGGCGAAGACATTGTCGGAACGTTGGACTTCAGTTGCGGAACCGTGAAGTGTGCGCAATTATCCGTCACGTTGCAATGCGAGGAAATCATCAAAAGGAAAAATGCGAAAGCGCCCGAACAGCCAGCGCCCGCTTCCAGTCAAGAGAAAGAGAGCACCTCTGGTTCGGTTGGACGGATTACGAACTACACGAAACACCACGAAGTGTGTCTAGGGCTGCTGCAAACGCAGATGATACTGCCCATTCCGTTGCACGTTACGCCGACGTTTGAAACCGACCTGGTGGATGTGAGGTGGCGATTGCATTTTCAATTTGTTACCAGCACCAATGATGAGTTGAATATGGAAGTTGATAAGGAAACTCTGGAGTGGCAAGCGCCTACCGATATTTCCATCGAAACTATGATTTGGAACCTGCCGGTCACATTGTACCCCACGGCTCCGGTACAGATTCCGCAAGCCAGCGGAACGTTTACGTTGAATATTAAGTAG
- the LOC134291630 gene encoding uncharacterized protein LOC134291630, producing the protein MPTLQHRSGRCDATSRAPQPGNDFHKIRSICVLCGRHGHYRQNIWNGGRAVLPPLAQQSHVNRKPSKQGTVMRIGAVYTHMKREAAKMVNASKTKYMLVGGTKHDRIRLGSNVTIDGDTFEVVEEFIYLGSLLTADNNVSREIRRRIISGSRAYYGLQKKLRSKKIHPRTKCTMYKTLIRPVIFYGHETWTMLEEDLQAFGAFERRVLRTIFGGVQENGVWRIRMNHELAALYGEPSIQKVTKAGRIRWAGHVVRMPDNNPAKLVFATDPVGTRRRGAQRARWVDQVERDLAHIGRDRGWRAAVTNRVLWRTIVD; encoded by the coding sequence atgcctactcttcaacatcgctctggaaggtgtgatgcgacgagccgggctccacagccggggaacgattttcacaaaatccggtcaatttgtgtgctttgcggacgacatggacattatcgccagaacatttggaacggtggcagagctgtactgcccccattggcacaacagtcccatgtgaataggaaacccagcaaacaagggactgttatgcgaataggggcagtgtaCACCCacatgaaacgcgaagcagcaaagatggtgaatgcctcaaaaacaaagtacatgctggtaggcggaaccaaacacgaccggatccgtctgggtagtaatgttacgatagacggggatacttttgaggtggtggaggaattcatctacctcggatccttactgacggctgacaacaacgtcagccgtgaaattcggaggcgcatcatcagcggaagtcgggcctactacgggctccagaagaaactgcggtcgaaaaagattcacccacgcaccaaatgcaccatgtacaaaacgctaataagaccggtgatcttctacgggcacgagacatggaccatgctcgaggaggacctacaagcattcggagctttcgagcgacgcgtgctaagaacgatcttcggcggtgtgcaggagaacggtgtgtggcggataaggatgaaccacgagctcgctgcactttacggcgaacccagcatccagaaggtgaccaaagccggaaggatacggtgggcagggcatgttgtaagaatgccggacaacaaccctgcaaagctggtgtttgcaactgatccggttggcacaagaaggcgtggagcgcagagagcacgatgggtggaccaggtggagcgtgacttggcgcacattgggcgcgaccgaggatggagagcggcagtcacaaaccgagtattgtggcgtactattgttgattag
- the LOC109409574 gene encoding RRP15-like protein, which yields MTAKVKVAKKLQASRQEPDTDSDQSEHDVGDDDQHMSDEEFPMSDDDEQTQADSDEDKGPSKWALTLAKYIRKSDDAQILSKAVKEADLEKKRKEAKPTYKFEVVGEQKPAEAEKPNDEKPGDLEMAKELLRQKALLKKERQKDILGLRIKPSIGQYEREKALKKIATRGTVQLFNAVRQQQRDVSKKLDEAGKLEYKRDKVLKNLSKKEFLNVLMSGPRAKSELVDNLVKDEELKGEVKSEEESDDEADEPKSTWGALRADFLTGKKSGWDKEESDKDEDVGDAMDDSSDSD from the exons ATGACCGCCAAAGTGAAGGTAGCCAAAAAACTTCAAG CATCCCGCCAGGAGCCGGACACCGACAGTGATCAGTCCGAGCATGATGTCGGGGACGACGACCAGCACATGTCCGACGAGGAGTTCCCCATGTCCGATGACGATGAACAGACACAAGCCGATTCCGATGAGGACAAAGGCCCTTCCAAGTGGGCCCTAACGCTGGCGAAGTACATTAGGAAATCCGACGATGCTCAGATTCTTTCCAAAGCGGTCAAGGAAGCCGACCTGGAAAAGAAGCGTAAAGAGGCAAAACCTACCTACAAGTTTGAAGTGGTCGGAGAACAGAAGCCAGCTGAAGCGGAAAAGCCGAACGATGAAAAACCCGGCGATTTGGAAATGGCTAAAGAATTGCTGCGTCAGAAAGCACTGCTCAAAAAGGAACGCCAAAAGGACATTTTGGGGCTGCGCATCAAACCCTCGATAGGGCAGTACGAGAGGGAAAAGGCGCTGAAGAAAATTGCCACACGGGGTACGGTTCAGCTGTTCAATGCCGTCCGGCAACAGCAGCGAGACGTCAGCAAAAAGCTCGACGAGGCGGGAAAACTGGAGTACAAACGGGACAAAGTGTTGAAGAATCTGAgcaagaaggaattcttgaacgtgCTCATGAGTGGGCCCCGGGCCAAGTCGGAACTGGTGGACAATCTGGTCAAGGATGAGGAGCTCAAGGGTGAAGTTAAATCCGAAGAGGAATCTGACGACGAAGCCGATGAGCCCAAATCGACGTGGGGAGCGCTGAGGGCAGATTTTCTAACGGGAAAGAAATCTGGCTGGGATAAGGAAGAAAGCGATAAGGATGAGGATGTTGGTGATGCCATGGATGATAGTTCGGATTCGGATTAA